The following proteins are encoded in a genomic region of Streptomyces gobiensis:
- a CDS encoding glycosyltransferase family 2 protein translates to MGNRPEELRALLDSVAKQDGDPIEVVVVGNGAPLPGLPDLPGGLRTVELPENLGIPGGRNVGIEAFGPGGRDVDALLFLDDDGLLPGTDTAELCREAFTADDELGIISFRIADPDTGQTQRRHVPRLRASDPMRSSRVTTFLGGANAVRTAVFQQVGGLPEEFFYAHEETDLAWRALNAGWAIDYRSDMVLHHPTTAPSRHAVYHRMVARNRVWLARRNLPAPLIPVYLAVWLLLTLARRPSRPALRAWLGGFKEGWTTSCGPREPMKWRTVWRLTRLGRPPVI, encoded by the coding sequence ATGGGCAACCGCCCCGAGGAGCTGCGCGCCCTGCTCGACTCGGTCGCCAAGCAGGACGGCGACCCCATCGAGGTCGTGGTCGTCGGCAATGGCGCACCACTGCCCGGGCTGCCGGATCTCCCCGGGGGCCTGCGGACCGTGGAGCTGCCGGAGAATCTGGGCATTCCCGGCGGCCGCAATGTCGGTATCGAGGCCTTCGGGCCGGGCGGCCGGGACGTGGACGCCCTGCTCTTCCTGGACGACGACGGGCTGCTGCCGGGCACCGACACGGCCGAGCTGTGCCGGGAGGCCTTCACCGCCGACGACGAGCTCGGCATCATCAGCTTCCGGATCGCCGACCCCGACACTGGCCAGACCCAGCGCCGCCATGTTCCCCGGCTGCGCGCCTCCGACCCGATGCGCTCCTCCCGGGTGACCACCTTCCTGGGCGGCGCCAACGCGGTCCGTACGGCGGTCTTCCAGCAGGTCGGCGGCCTTCCGGAGGAGTTCTTCTACGCCCATGAGGAGACCGACCTCGCCTGGCGTGCGCTGAACGCGGGGTGGGCGATCGACTACCGCTCCGACATGGTGCTGCACCACCCCACCACCGCCCCCTCCCGGCACGCGGTCTACCACCGGATGGTCGCCCGCAACCGGGTCTGGCTCGCCCGCCGCAACCTCCCGGCGCCGCTGATCCCCGTCTACCTGGCCGTCTGGCTGCTCCTCACCCTGGCCCGCCGCCCCTCACGGCCTGCGCTGCGGGCCTGGCTGGGCGGCTTCAAGGAGGGGTGGACGACGTCGTGCGGACCGCGTGAGCCGATGAAGTGGCGTACGGTGTGGCGGCTGACCAGACTGGGCCGACCTCCCGTCATCTGA
- a CDS encoding ABC transporter permease: MSESTHDGAVAVNPPPSPDDGLSPAELAAKHGLSVSGARPPLLAYVRQLWARRHFILAFSRAKLHAQYSQAKLGQVWQVATPLLNAAVYLLIFGYILGAKDGVPGGNKNYIPFLVIGVFLFTFTQQSVMTGVRSISSNLGLVRALHFPRASLPISFALQQLQQLLYSMIVLVVILFAFREFPTWRWLLVVPVLALQFVFNSGIALIMARLGSKTPDLAQLMPFILRTWMYASGVMFPLHYMLTHPDRLGAPEWVADVVAMNPIAVYMDLMRFCLIPDYTYDHLVPQVWLVAGGWALLFGVLGFVYFWKAEERYGRG; this comes from the coding sequence GTGAGCGAGTCAACGCACGATGGTGCGGTCGCCGTGAACCCCCCGCCATCACCCGACGACGGTCTGTCCCCGGCCGAGCTCGCGGCCAAGCACGGCCTGTCGGTGAGCGGGGCGCGGCCCCCTCTGCTGGCGTATGTGCGGCAGCTGTGGGCGCGACGCCACTTCATTCTGGCCTTCTCCCGGGCCAAGCTGCACGCGCAGTACAGCCAGGCGAAGCTGGGGCAGGTGTGGCAGGTCGCCACCCCGCTGCTGAACGCGGCGGTCTACTTGCTCATTTTCGGCTACATCCTGGGCGCGAAAGACGGAGTCCCCGGGGGCAACAAGAATTACATCCCGTTCCTGGTGATCGGCGTCTTCCTCTTCACCTTCACCCAGCAGTCGGTGATGACCGGAGTCCGCTCCATCTCCAGCAACCTGGGGCTGGTCCGCGCCCTGCACTTCCCGCGCGCCTCGCTGCCGATCTCCTTCGCCCTGCAGCAGCTGCAGCAACTGCTCTACTCGATGATCGTGCTGGTGGTCATCCTGTTCGCCTTCCGGGAGTTCCCCACTTGGCGGTGGCTGCTGGTCGTCCCGGTGCTGGCGCTGCAGTTCGTCTTCAACTCCGGGATCGCGCTGATCATGGCCAGGCTGGGCAGTAAGACCCCTGACCTGGCGCAGCTCATGCCGTTCATCCTGCGTACCTGGATGTACGCGTCCGGCGTGATGTTCCCGCTGCACTATATGCTGACGCACCCCGACCGGCTGGGCGCTCCGGAGTGGGTCGCCGATGTGGTCGCGATGAACCCGATCGCTGTCTATATGGACCTGATGCGGTTCTGCCTGATCCCGGACTATACCTACGATCACCTGGTGCCCCAGGTCTGGCTGGTCGCGGGCGGCTGGGCGCTGCTCTTCGGGGTTCTGGGCTTCGTGTATTTCTGGAAGGCTGAGGAGCGCTATGGCCGTGGCTGA
- a CDS encoding ABC transporter ATP-binding protein: MAVAEPTSIAGMPKESGPVPTVIADGLHIVYRVNGGSKGKGSATAALNRMIRRKPGGSGVREVHAVKGVTFTAYQGESIGLIGSNGSGKSTLLRAIAGLLPPERGKVYTNGQPSLLGVNAALMNDLTGERNVVLGGLAMGMSREEVRERYEDIVAFSGINEKGDFISLPMRTYSSGMAARLRFSIAAAKDHDVLMIDEALATGDKKFQKRSEARIRELRQEAGTVFLVSHNNKSIRDTCDRVLWLERGELRMDGPTDEVLKAYEEFAGE; this comes from the coding sequence ATGGCCGTGGCTGAACCAACCAGCATTGCAGGGATGCCGAAGGAGAGCGGTCCGGTCCCAACCGTCATCGCGGACGGGCTGCACATCGTCTATCGCGTCAACGGCGGCAGCAAGGGCAAGGGCAGCGCCACCGCCGCCCTGAACCGCATGATCCGCCGTAAGCCCGGCGGCAGCGGAGTGCGCGAGGTGCACGCGGTCAAGGGCGTCACCTTCACCGCCTATCAGGGCGAGTCGATCGGCCTCATCGGCTCCAACGGCTCGGGCAAGTCCACCCTGCTGCGCGCCATCGCCGGGCTGCTGCCGCCCGAGCGGGGCAAGGTGTACACCAACGGCCAGCCCTCGCTACTGGGCGTCAACGCCGCGCTGATGAACGACCTCACCGGCGAGCGCAACGTCGTGCTGGGCGGGCTGGCGATGGGCATGTCCCGCGAAGAGGTCCGTGAGCGCTACGAGGACATCGTCGCCTTCTCCGGGATCAACGAGAAGGGCGATTTCATCAGCCTGCCGATGCGCACCTACTCCTCCGGTATGGCGGCCCGGCTGCGGTTCTCCATCGCCGCGGCCAAGGACCACGACGTGCTGATGATCGACGAGGCGCTGGCCACCGGCGACAAGAAGTTCCAGAAGCGGTCCGAGGCCCGAATCCGTGAGCTGCGCCAGGAGGCCGGCACCGTCTTCCTGGTCAGCCACAACAACAAATCCATCCGCGACACCTGCGACCGGGTGCTCTGGCTGGAACGCGGTGAGCTCCGGATGGACGGGCCGACCGATGAGGTACTCAAGGCGTATGAGGAATTCGCCGGCGAATAG
- the hpnC gene encoding squalene synthase HpnC, with translation MVTAGAQGHVSAVLDKATRENFPVAPRFLPRVWREDLLAVYGYARLVDDIGDGDLAPGGADARLLGLDAQWSDDRLAMLDAFEADLQRVFDVADDGAAEGPRHPLLRALIPAVRRCSLTPDPFLALIEANRQDQRVRRYQSWGELIGYCQLSANPVGRLVLAVTGTSTPERVRRSDAVCTALQIVEHLQDVAEDLGRGRIYLPAEDMARFAVSETDLAAPTAGAAVRTLVAYEAERARALLAEGTPLVASVRGRLRLLLAGFVGGGRATVHALRTAGYDVLNGPVKPAKLRLLREAGAILR, from the coding sequence GTGGTGACGGCGGGCGCGCAAGGGCATGTGAGCGCGGTGCTCGACAAGGCAACGCGTGAAAACTTCCCGGTGGCACCCCGCTTTCTGCCGCGCGTCTGGCGGGAGGATCTGCTGGCCGTCTATGGGTACGCCCGTCTCGTCGACGATATCGGTGACGGTGACCTCGCTCCCGGCGGCGCCGACGCCCGGCTGCTGGGCCTCGACGCACAGTGGTCCGATGACCGCCTGGCCATGCTGGACGCCTTCGAAGCCGATCTGCAGCGTGTTTTTGACGTTGCCGACGACGGAGCCGCTGAGGGTCCCCGGCATCCGCTGCTGCGTGCCCTGATTCCGGCCGTACGCCGCTGCTCCCTCACCCCGGACCCCTTTCTCGCCCTCATCGAGGCCAACCGGCAGGATCAGCGGGTCCGCCGGTACCAGAGCTGGGGGGAGCTGATCGGCTACTGCCAGCTGTCCGCCAATCCGGTCGGACGCCTCGTCCTCGCCGTCACCGGCACCAGCACGCCCGAGCGGGTCCGCCGCTCCGACGCCGTCTGCACGGCCCTGCAGATCGTTGAGCATCTGCAGGATGTCGCCGAGGACCTGGGCCGCGGCCGGATCTATCTGCCCGCCGAGGACATGGCCCGCTTCGCCGTCAGCGAGACCGATCTCGCCGCCCCCACCGCGGGCGCCGCGGTGCGCACACTGGTCGCGTACGAGGCCGAACGCGCCCGGGCGCTGCTGGCTGAAGGCACCCCACTGGTGGCCAGCGTCCGGGGGCGGCTGAGGCTCCTCCTCGCCGGTTTTGTCGGCGGGGGCCGGGCCACCGTGCACGCTCTCCGTACGGCTGGATACGACGTACTGAACGGGCCTGTCAAGCCCGCCAAGCTCAGGCTGCTGCGTGAGGCGGGGGCGATACTGCGATGA
- the hpnD gene encoding presqualene diphosphate synthase HpnD gives MRGTSRILVRSQPLAAPVLAAYGYCESITGQQARNFAYGIRLLPTPKRRAMSALYAFSRRIDDIGDGDLELGAKESRLADTRALLDRIRADRILEDDTDPVAVALADAVRRYPIPLGGLDELIDGVLMDVRGETYETWDDLQAYCRCVAGAIGRLSLGVFGTVPGARHADRAPEYANTLGLALQLTNILRDIREDAEEGRSYLPREELDKFGCSEGFDSDAPPAGADFAGLMHHEVQRARRLFAEGYQLLPMLDRRSGACVAAMAGIYHRLLDRIDADPLAVLRGRVALPVRQKALVAARGLSGLNTRAVRRSLR, from the coding sequence ATGAGAGGGACGAGCCGCATCCTGGTGCGATCCCAGCCGCTGGCCGCGCCGGTGCTCGCGGCGTATGGCTACTGCGAGTCCATCACCGGCCAGCAGGCCCGCAACTTCGCCTACGGCATCCGGCTGCTGCCCACGCCCAAACGGCGCGCCATGTCCGCGCTGTACGCGTTCTCCCGGCGTATCGACGACATCGGGGACGGCGATCTGGAACTCGGCGCCAAGGAGTCCCGGCTGGCGGACACCCGCGCCCTGCTGGACCGTATCCGTGCGGACCGGATCCTTGAGGACGACACCGACCCGGTCGCCGTCGCGCTCGCCGACGCCGTCCGGCGATACCCGATTCCGCTCGGCGGACTCGATGAGCTCATCGACGGTGTTCTGATGGATGTGCGTGGCGAGACCTATGAGACCTGGGATGACCTGCAGGCGTACTGCCGTTGTGTGGCAGGCGCCATCGGGCGGCTCTCCCTGGGCGTCTTCGGTACGGTGCCAGGTGCCCGGCACGCCGACCGCGCTCCCGAGTACGCCAACACCCTCGGGCTGGCGCTTCAACTCACCAATATCCTGCGGGACATCCGGGAAGACGCCGAAGAGGGGCGCAGTTATCTCCCCCGTGAGGAGCTTGACAAGTTCGGCTGCTCCGAGGGCTTCGACTCCGATGCACCGCCCGCCGGAGCCGACTTCGCCGGGCTGATGCACCATGAAGTACAGCGCGCCCGCAGACTATTCGCCGAGGGGTACCAGCTGCTGCCGATGCTCGACCGCCGATCCGGTGCCTGCGTCGCCGCCATGGCCGGGATCTACCACCGGCTTCTCGACCGGATCGACGCCGACCCCTTGGCTGTGCTGCGCGGCCGGGTCGCGCTGCCCGTACGGCAGAAGGCCCTGGTCGCCGCCCGCGGGCTCTCCGGGCTCAACACCCGCGCCGTCCGCCGGAGCCTGCGGTGA
- the hpnE gene encoding hydroxysqualene dehydroxylase HpnE, whose protein sequence is MIRERRAVVIGGGLAGVTTALRLADGGLETTLIEARPRLGGLAFSFRRSSPAGELTVDNGQHVYLRCCTAYRWFLDRINARELAPLQNRLDVPVLNADGGRLGRLRRTALPVPLHLAASLATYPHLSLAERASVGRAALALRRLDPADPALDGLDFATWLRRHGQSPRTVEALWDLVGVATLNARAEHASLGLAAMVFKTGLLSEPGAADIGWAQVPLGELHDTLARTALDKAAVRTLTAARARHIGPGPDGGWRVTADHGRGENVQLDADTVVVAVPQTAAPRLLPDGALRNPGRLQDIGTAPILNIHVIYDRKVLRRPFFAALGSPVQWVFDRTQTSGLAHAHGAAGSQYLALSQSAAHEEIDQPVAALRERYLPELRRLLPGTREATVRDFFVTRERTATFAPAPGVGRLRPSACTHAPGLYLAGAWTATGWPATMEGAVRSGLTAADRALARLGRPNHDASRETV, encoded by the coding sequence GTGATTCGCGAGCGCCGGGCCGTGGTGATCGGCGGCGGCCTCGCGGGCGTCACGACCGCGCTGCGGCTCGCCGACGGCGGACTGGAAACCACCCTGATCGAGGCCCGGCCACGGCTGGGCGGGCTGGCCTTCTCCTTCCGCCGCAGCTCGCCCGCCGGAGAGCTGACCGTCGACAACGGTCAGCATGTCTATCTGCGCTGCTGCACCGCCTACCGCTGGTTCCTCGACCGGATCAACGCCCGGGAACTCGCCCCCTTGCAGAACCGGCTGGACGTCCCCGTCCTCAACGCCGACGGCGGTCGCCTGGGCAGACTCCGCCGCACCGCCCTGCCGGTGCCCTTGCATCTGGCCGCCAGCCTGGCCACCTATCCGCACCTCTCCCTCGCCGAGCGTGCGAGCGTCGGCCGTGCCGCCCTCGCCCTGCGCCGCCTCGACCCGGCCGATCCGGCTCTGGACGGCCTGGACTTCGCCACCTGGCTGCGCCGCCACGGTCAGTCCCCCCGTACCGTCGAGGCCCTGTGGGACCTCGTCGGCGTCGCCACCCTCAACGCCCGTGCCGAACACGCCTCACTCGGCCTGGCCGCCATGGTGTTCAAGACCGGGCTGCTCAGCGAGCCCGGCGCCGCGGACATCGGCTGGGCCCAGGTTCCCCTGGGCGAACTCCATGACACCCTGGCCCGCACCGCGCTGGACAAGGCGGCGGTACGCACCCTCACCGCCGCCCGGGCGCGGCACATCGGTCCCGGACCGGACGGCGGCTGGCGGGTCACCGCAGACCACGGGCGGGGGGAGAACGTACAGCTGGACGCGGATACGGTCGTCGTCGCCGTGCCGCAGACAGCGGCTCCCCGGCTGCTCCCCGACGGTGCGCTGCGGAACCCGGGCCGGCTTCAGGACATCGGGACCGCGCCCATCCTCAACATCCATGTGATCTACGACCGCAAGGTGCTCCGCCGCCCCTTCTTTGCGGCGCTGGGCTCCCCCGTCCAGTGGGTCTTCGACCGCACCCAGACCTCCGGTCTCGCGCACGCTCACGGCGCGGCGGGCAGCCAGTATCTGGCACTCTCCCAGTCGGCGGCGCACGAGGAGATCGACCAGCCGGTCGCCGCGCTGCGCGAGCGCTATCTCCCCGAGCTCCGGCGGCTGCTGCCGGGCACCCGCGAAGCGACCGTACGGGACTTCTTCGTCACCCGGGAACGCACCGCTACTTTCGCGCCCGCACCCGGTGTGGGACGGCTCAGGCCGTCGGCGTGCACCCATGCGCCGGGCCTGTATCTGGCGGGCGCGTGGACCGCCACGGGATGGCCAGCGACCATGGAAGGCGCGGTCCGCAGCGGGCTGACCGCCGCTGACCGCGCCCTGGCCCGGCTCGGGCGGCCGAACCACGACGCTTCCCGGGAGACAGTGTGA
- a CDS encoding polyprenyl synthetase family protein, with amino-acid sequence MQPANAAIDTASVTALLARGRTLAMPALREAVGRLAAPMDTVAAYHFGWIDAEGRPADGDGGKAVRPALALLSAEAAGAKPETGIPGAVAVELVHNFSLLHDDLMDGDEQRRHRDTVWKVHGPALAILVGDALFALANDILLELGTPEAGRAARRLTAASRKLIDGQAQDISFEHRERVTVEECLEMEGNKTGALLACAVSIGAVLGGADERTADALESYGYHLGLAFQAVDDLLGIWGDPESTGKQTWSDLRQRKKSLPVVAALAAPGPAARRLGELLTADAKRPQSAGDFDEAEFAARASLIEEAGGREWTTQEARRQHATALAALDGIEMPAPVREQLIALADFVVVRQR; translated from the coding sequence GTGCAACCGGCGAACGCTGCCATCGACACGGCGAGCGTCACCGCACTGCTGGCGCGCGGACGGACGCTCGCCATGCCGGCGCTGCGCGAAGCCGTAGGCCGCCTCGCCGCGCCGATGGACACCGTCGCCGCCTACCACTTCGGCTGGATCGACGCCGAGGGCCGCCCCGCCGACGGCGACGGCGGCAAGGCCGTCCGCCCCGCGCTCGCCCTGCTGTCCGCTGAAGCGGCGGGTGCGAAGCCCGAGACCGGCATCCCCGGCGCGGTCGCCGTGGAGCTGGTGCACAACTTCTCACTGCTGCATGACGATCTGATGGACGGCGATGAGCAGCGCCGCCACCGGGACACCGTGTGGAAGGTGCACGGCCCGGCCCTGGCCATTCTGGTGGGCGACGCTCTCTTCGCACTGGCCAACGACATACTGCTGGAGTTGGGCACCCCCGAGGCCGGCCGTGCCGCACGCCGTCTCACCGCCGCCAGCCGCAAGCTCATCGACGGCCAGGCCCAGGACATCTCCTTTGAGCACCGCGAACGGGTCACCGTCGAAGAGTGCCTGGAGATGGAGGGAAACAAGACCGGTGCGCTGCTCGCCTGCGCCGTATCCATCGGCGCGGTGCTCGGCGGCGCCGATGAGCGCACCGCCGACGCGCTGGAGTCCTATGGGTACCATCTCGGCCTCGCCTTCCAGGCCGTCGACGACCTGCTGGGCATCTGGGGCGACCCCGAGTCCACGGGCAAGCAGACCTGGAGCGATCTGCGACAGCGCAAGAAGTCGCTCCCGGTCGTCGCCGCCCTGGCCGCCCCGGGCCCGGCAGCGCGGCGGCTCGGCGAGCTGCTGACCGCCGACGCCAAGCGTCCGCAGAGCGCCGGGGACTTCGACGAGGCCGAGTTCGCCGCCCGGGCGTCGCTCATTGAGGAAGCGGGCGGCCGGGAGTGGACCACCCAGGAGGCACGCCGTCAGCACGCCACCGCCCTCGCCGCGCTGGACGGCATCGAGATGCCGGCGCCGGTCCGTGAACAGCTGATCGCCCTGGCGGATTTCGTGGTCGTACGCCAGCGGTGA
- the shc gene encoding squalene--hopene cyclase, with product MTATTNGSTTASRGPAGPAGPDAVRAAAEQVTARAVERLLALQDGAGWWKGDLETNVTMDAEDLLLREFLGVRDQRITDAAARYIRSQQREDGIWATFHGGPGELSATVEAYVALRLAGDAPDAPHMAAAADWIRTQGGIAATRVFTRIWLALFGWWRWQDLPEMPPELIYLPKWFPLNIYDFGCWARQTIVPLTVVCAHRPVRPAPFPLDELHTDPDHPSPPRPRARPTSWEGAFQRLDRALHGYRKTAVRPLRRAALRSAGRWIIERQENDGSWGGIQPPAVYSMIALRLLGYDLDHPVLRAGLESLDRFAVWRDDGSRMVEACQSPVWDTCLATIALADAGLPADHPALVKAADWMLDEQVSKVGDWSVRRPQLPSGGWAFEFHNDTYPDVDDTAEVILALRRVQHPDPKRLNAAVERGVRWTLGMQSRNGAWAAFDADNTSPFPNRLPFCDFGEVIDPPSADVTAHAVEMLAAVGRHHDVRTRRAIGWLLAAQEPSGAWFGRWGVNYVYGTGSVVPALTAAGLPATHPAIRRAVRWLERVQNDDGGWGEDLRSYRDPDWIARGASTASQTAWALLALLAAGERESQAVRRGVRWLAETQCEDGSWEEPHFTGTGFPWDFSINYHLYRLVFPVAALGRYLHGCEHTTRTP from the coding sequence ATGACAGCAACCACCAACGGCAGCACCACCGCCAGCCGAGGACCCGCCGGACCCGCCGGACCCGATGCCGTCAGAGCAGCCGCCGAACAGGTGACCGCACGGGCCGTGGAGCGGCTGCTCGCCCTGCAGGACGGGGCGGGCTGGTGGAAGGGTGACCTGGAGACCAACGTCACCATGGATGCCGAGGACCTGCTGCTGCGGGAGTTCCTCGGCGTCCGGGACCAGCGGATCACCGACGCCGCCGCCCGCTATATCCGGTCCCAGCAGCGCGAGGACGGCATCTGGGCGACCTTCCACGGCGGCCCCGGGGAACTGTCCGCCACCGTAGAGGCGTATGTGGCCCTGCGGCTGGCCGGGGACGCGCCGGACGCCCCGCATATGGCCGCCGCGGCCGACTGGATCCGAACCCAGGGAGGCATCGCGGCCACCCGGGTTTTCACCCGGATCTGGCTGGCTCTCTTCGGCTGGTGGCGCTGGCAGGACTTGCCCGAGATGCCACCCGAACTCATCTACCTGCCCAAGTGGTTCCCGCTCAATATCTACGACTTCGGCTGCTGGGCCCGGCAGACCATCGTGCCGCTCACCGTCGTCTGCGCCCACCGGCCCGTACGCCCCGCGCCCTTCCCCCTCGATGAGCTGCACACCGACCCGGACCACCCCAGCCCACCCCGGCCCAGGGCACGGCCCACCAGCTGGGAAGGGGCCTTCCAGCGGCTGGACCGGGCCCTGCACGGCTACCGCAAGACGGCTGTACGCCCACTGCGCCGCGCCGCACTGCGCAGTGCAGGTCGCTGGATCATCGAACGGCAGGAGAACGACGGCTCCTGGGGCGGCATCCAGCCGCCCGCCGTCTACTCGATGATCGCCTTGCGGCTGCTGGGATACGACCTCGACCACCCGGTGCTGCGTGCGGGCCTGGAGTCGCTGGACCGGTTCGCTGTCTGGCGCGACGACGGCAGCCGGATGGTCGAGGCCTGCCAGTCGCCGGTCTGGGACACCTGTCTGGCCACCATCGCGCTGGCCGACGCCGGGCTGCCCGCCGATCATCCGGCGCTGGTCAAGGCCGCCGACTGGATGCTTGATGAGCAGGTCAGCAAGGTCGGTGACTGGTCCGTACGCAGGCCGCAACTGCCCTCAGGAGGCTGGGCGTTCGAATTCCACAACGACACCTACCCGGATGTCGACGACACCGCCGAGGTGATCCTGGCGCTGCGCCGGGTGCAGCACCCGGATCCCAAGCGTCTGAACGCCGCCGTCGAGCGGGGAGTGCGCTGGACCCTCGGCATGCAGTCGCGCAACGGCGCCTGGGCCGCGTTTGACGCGGACAACACCAGCCCCTTTCCCAACCGGCTGCCGTTCTGTGACTTCGGCGAGGTGATCGATCCGCCGTCAGCCGATGTCACCGCGCACGCCGTGGAGATGCTGGCGGCCGTCGGCAGACACCATGATGTCCGCACCCGGCGCGCCATCGGCTGGCTGCTGGCCGCGCAGGAACCCAGCGGGGCCTGGTTCGGCCGCTGGGGCGTCAACTACGTCTACGGCACCGGCTCCGTCGTCCCCGCCCTCACCGCCGCCGGACTGCCCGCCACGCACCCCGCCATCCGCCGCGCGGTCCGCTGGCTGGAGCGAGTGCAGAACGACGACGGCGGCTGGGGCGAGGATCTGCGCTCCTACCGCGACCCCGACTGGATCGCCCGGGGAGCATCCACCGCCTCCCAGACCGCCTGGGCACTGCTCGCCCTGCTGGCGGCGGGGGAGCGGGAGTCCCAGGCGGTGCGGCGCGGGGTGCGCTGGCTCGCCGAGACCCAGTGCGAGGACGGTTCCTGGGAGGAGCCGCACTTCACCGGCACCGGCTTCCCCTGGGACTTCTCGATCAACTACCACCTCTACCGGCTCGTCTTCCCGGTCGCCGCGCTCGGCCGCTATCTGCACGGCTGCGAGCACACCACCCGGACGCCCTGA
- a CDS encoding 1-hydroxy-2-methyl-2-butenyl 4-diphosphate reductase, translated as MPGEGGPDPLLIVCALGIEHLALRSAVRDARGTRPGPAGPVALLRTGMGPRAARRAVDRMLGDQLRTGFAGVIATGFCAGLAPGMRPGDLVVAEEVRDAEGRMRCTGSDRLASALARLGTVHTGPLVSSDHVVRGAERTRLRATGALAVDMESAVTLRTATRSVAGTARGTCPIAAVRVVVDAPEHELVRLATVSGGISAFRVLRSVLPAFYEWHRSLLLPWR; from the coding sequence ATGCCCGGCGAGGGCGGCCCCGATCCACTGCTGATCGTCTGCGCGCTCGGCATCGAGCATCTCGCCCTGCGCAGCGCCGTCCGCGACGCCCGGGGCACCCGGCCCGGGCCCGCGGGCCCCGTCGCGCTGCTGCGCACCGGCATGGGCCCGCGGGCGGCGCGGCGCGCTGTGGACCGGATGCTGGGCGACCAGCTGCGGACCGGCTTCGCCGGGGTGATCGCCACCGGTTTCTGCGCCGGGCTGGCGCCCGGGATGCGGCCCGGCGATCTGGTCGTCGCCGAGGAGGTCCGGGACGCCGAAGGCCGTATGCGGTGTACGGGCAGCGACCGGCTGGCCAGCGCGCTGGCACGGCTGGGCACCGTGCACACCGGGCCGCTCGTCAGCAGCGACCATGTGGTACGCGGTGCCGAGCGGACCCGGTTGCGGGCCACCGGCGCCCTGGCCGTGGACATGGAGTCCGCGGTCACCCTGCGAACCGCCACCCGGAGCGTGGCCGGAACTGCGAGGGGAACCTGCCCGATTGCGGCTGTTCGGGTGGTGGTGGACGCTCCAGAACACGAACTGGTCCGGTTGGCGACGGTAAGCGGTGGAATATCGGCATTCCGTGTCCTCCGCTCTGTCCTACCTGCCTTCTATGAATGGCACCGTTCACTGTTGCTCCCCTGGAGGTGA
- the hpnH gene encoding adenosyl-hopene transferase HpnH → MAMPLRQAIRVGTYLFGQKLRRRDKFPLIVELEPLYACNLQCEGCGKIQHPAGVLKQRMPVAQAVGAVLESGAPMVSIAGGEPLMHPQIDEIVRQLVVRRKYVFLCTNAMLLRKNLDRFAPSRYFALAVHIDGLRERHDESVAKEGVFDEAVAAIKEAKERGFRVTTNSTFFNTDTPQTVIEVLDYLNDDLRVDEMMISPAYAYEKAPDQERFLGVEQTRELFRKAFADGNRKRWRLNHSPLFLDFLEGGADFPCTAWAIPNYSLFGWQRPCYLMSDGYVPTYRELIEETDWDSYGRGKDPRCANCMAHCGYEPTAVLATVGSLKESLRAARDTITG, encoded by the coding sequence ATGGCCATGCCGCTGCGCCAGGCGATCCGCGTGGGTACGTATCTCTTCGGACAAAAGCTCCGCAGGCGCGATAAGTTCCCCCTCATCGTTGAGCTGGAACCGCTCTACGCCTGCAATCTCCAGTGCGAGGGCTGTGGCAAGATCCAGCACCCGGCCGGAGTGCTCAAACAGCGGATGCCCGTCGCGCAGGCCGTTGGCGCCGTGCTGGAGTCCGGGGCGCCGATGGTTTCCATCGCGGGCGGTGAGCCGCTGATGCACCCGCAGATCGATGAGATCGTCCGGCAGCTGGTCGTCCGGCGGAAATATGTCTTCCTGTGTACCAACGCCATGCTGCTGCGCAAGAACCTCGACCGGTTCGCCCCCTCGCGCTACTTCGCCTTGGCCGTACACATCGACGGGCTGCGGGAGCGGCACGACGAGTCCGTCGCCAAGGAAGGTGTCTTCGACGAGGCGGTGGCCGCCATAAAGGAGGCCAAGGAGCGCGGCTTCCGCGTCACCACCAACTCCACCTTCTTCAACACCGACACCCCGCAGACCGTCATCGAGGTGCTCGACTACCTCAATGACGACCTCAGGGTGGACGAGATGATGATCTCGCCCGCCTACGCCTATGAGAAGGCTCCCGACCAGGAGCGCTTCCTCGGCGTCGAGCAGACCCGCGAGCTGTTCAGGAAGGCCTTCGCCGACGGCAACCGCAAGCGCTGGCGGCTCAACCACAGCCCGCTCTTCCTGGACTTCCTGGAGGGCGGTGCTGACTTTCCCTGTACCGCCTGGGCGATCCCCAACTACTCGCTCTTCGGCTGGCAGCGCCCTTGCTATCTGATGAGCGACGGCTACGTTCCCACCTACCGGGAGCTCATCGAAGAGACCGACTGGGACAGCTACGGCCGCGGTAAGGACCCGCGCTGCGCCAACTGCATGGCGCACTGCGGCTATGAGCCCACCGCCGTACTGGCCACCGTGGGATCCCTCAAGGAGTCACTGCGCGCCGCCAGGGACACCATCACCGGCTGA